One Phycisphaera mikurensis NBRC 102666 DNA window includes the following coding sequences:
- a CDS encoding alpha/beta hydrolase family protein, whose product MKRCLVVLLSLLAAGPAGAGVGHRVLHDEARGRDVPVKITTPDDAEPGRLPAVFFSHGLGGSVEAAGYLAEGLAEAGYIVVNVQHPGSDRRVWEGLPRATRRPAMRAAASAEQSRARPADVSFALTALLGTGDVPIDPARVGVAGHSFGSLTARLLAGQRVAGGRSFTDPRFRAAVALSGPPARFDAAVAEIAIPVLHITGTRDVSRIDPNLTPADRRDAYDRSPAGHQYLVLYAGADHGVFGGAGERRPRGRDLERDAAIQGSVLEACIRFFDGFLARPPQPLTHAALEAAVRGLGAVESK is encoded by the coding sequence ATGAAGCGTTGCCTCGTCGTCCTCTTGAGCCTGCTCGCCGCCGGGCCCGCCGGCGCCGGGGTCGGCCACCGCGTCCTCCACGACGAGGCACGCGGGCGCGACGTCCCGGTGAAGATCACCACGCCCGACGACGCCGAACCCGGACGCCTGCCCGCCGTCTTCTTCTCGCACGGCCTCGGCGGCTCGGTCGAGGCCGCCGGCTACCTCGCCGAGGGCCTCGCCGAAGCCGGGTACATCGTCGTCAACGTGCAGCACCCCGGCTCGGACCGGCGCGTCTGGGAGGGGCTTCCGCGGGCGACCCGGCGGCCCGCGATGCGAGCGGCCGCCAGCGCCGAGCAGTCGCGGGCCCGGCCGGCGGACGTGTCCTTCGCGCTGACCGCGCTGCTCGGCACGGGCGACGTGCCGATCGACCCGGCCCGCGTCGGGGTCGCCGGGCACTCCTTCGGCTCGCTCACGGCGCGGCTGCTCGCCGGCCAGCGCGTGGCGGGCGGACGGAGCTTCACCGACCCGCGCTTCCGCGCCGCCGTCGCGCTCAGCGGCCCGCCCGCCCGCTTCGACGCGGCCGTGGCGGAGATCGCGATCCCGGTGCTGCACATCACCGGCACGCGCGACGTCTCCAGGATCGATCCGAACCTCACGCCGGCCGACCGCCGCGACGCCTACGACCGCAGCCCCGCCGGCCACCAGTACCTCGTCCTCTACGCCGGCGCCGACCACGGCGTCTTCGGCGGGGCCGGCGAGCGGCGGCCACGCGGCCGCGACCTCGAGCGCGACGCGGCGATCCAGGGCTCGGTGCTGGAAGCCTGCATCCGCTTCTTCGACGGCTTCCTCGCGCGGCCCCCGCAGCCGCTCACGCACGCGGCGCTCGAGGCCGCCGTCCGGGGGCTCGGCGCCGTGGAGAGCAAGTGA
- a CDS encoding PP2C family protein-serine/threonine phosphatase — translation MTEASSCPPSAESSSIRGEPEAVGLRCAEVWGGNAATWSELVLPGLTGFVASRPHHGQAAGGDVHCVSSCGTGRITRLVLADVSGHGEQVAETGRRLRRTMQRYLNHIEPHRLAARMNRDMDEVAGDTGRFATAIVLTHFAPEQRMTVCNAGHPPPLVYRVGDRRWRPLSVPDEQTGRAAAEAGRGGDASGDPVIANLPLGVLENVGYRGQEIRLHPGDAVLVYTDCLIEAMNAQREMLGVEGLVDAANGLEEDPGSAVPASVIGGLIDAVLRGGHAFDDDLTAVLLRCDGPSPGATPARRAAGVLRALTAPLRRRPPPWPELSARNLIDPLCFWRKPAEPKVD, via the coding sequence ATGACAGAAGCCTCCTCCTGCCCGCCGTCCGCGGAATCCTCGTCGATCCGCGGCGAGCCCGAGGCCGTCGGCCTGCGCTGCGCGGAGGTCTGGGGCGGCAACGCGGCGACCTGGTCGGAGCTGGTGCTCCCCGGCCTCACCGGCTTCGTCGCCTCCCGCCCGCACCACGGCCAGGCCGCGGGCGGGGACGTGCATTGCGTCAGCTCGTGCGGCACCGGGCGGATCACGCGCCTGGTCCTCGCCGACGTGTCGGGCCACGGCGAGCAGGTGGCCGAGACCGGTCGCCGCCTCCGGCGGACGATGCAGCGGTACCTCAATCACATCGAGCCTCACCGGCTCGCCGCGCGGATGAACCGCGACATGGACGAGGTCGCCGGCGACACCGGACGCTTCGCGACCGCCATCGTGCTCACGCACTTCGCCCCGGAGCAGCGGATGACCGTGTGCAACGCCGGCCACCCGCCACCGTTGGTGTACCGCGTCGGCGACCGCCGCTGGCGTCCGCTGAGCGTGCCCGACGAGCAGACCGGCCGCGCCGCGGCCGAGGCCGGTCGCGGCGGGGACGCCAGCGGCGACCCGGTCATCGCGAATCTCCCGCTGGGCGTGCTCGAGAACGTGGGCTACCGCGGGCAGGAGATCCGCCTGCACCCCGGCGACGCGGTGCTCGTCTACACCGACTGCCTCATCGAGGCGATGAACGCGCAGCGCGAGATGCTCGGGGTCGAGGGCCTCGTGGACGCCGCGAACGGCCTGGAAGAAGATCCCGGCTCGGCCGTGCCGGCGAGCGTCATCGGCGGGCTCATCGACGCCGTGCTCCGCGGCGGCCACGCCTTCGACGACGACCTCACCGCCGTGCTGCTCCGCTGCGACGGCCCCAGCCCCGGGGCGACGCCGGCCCGCCGCGCCGCCGGCGTGCTCCGGGCGCTCACCGCGCCGCTGCGGCGGCGGCCCCCGCCCTGGCCGGAGCTGTCCGCGCGGAACCTGATCGACCCGCTCTGCTTCTGGAGGAAGCCGGCGGAGCCGAAGGTCGATTGA
- a CDS encoding glycerol-3-phosphate dehydrogenase/oxidase, which translates to MADAATTPRRRAWDALAAGSPFDVLVIGGGCSGLGVAVDAADRGLRVALVERDDFAAGSSSRSTKLVHGGVRYLQRGDVKLVREALHERGLLLRNAPHLCHRRRFVIPAWAWWERPWYGLGMKAYDALAGRLGLGPSRWLSREQALAALPNAKRDRLRGAITYEDGQFDDARLCVALARTAQERGAVLLNHAEVAALVHERGRVAGAEVQSGPLGHAVVRAEVVVNCTGPFSDGVLAMDRLGGGVPAGGLIAPSRGSHVVLDAAFLGGPDALMVPRTPDGRVLFAIPWHGRVVVGTTDEPLDHAPRDPRPSEQEVAFLLQTAAGVMEKAPGRADVRASFAGVRPLVRPAGAGTNTAKLSRDHTLRVSASGLITLAGGKWTTYRRMAEDAVDRVVELGGFHAPPCGTRRLPLHGAPAAREVAEPAGAFEPRDLFGSLAPALDELCRERPGWNQPLHPSLPHRVGEVAWAARHEMAETLEDALARRLRVTLLDVEAARASAAPAAAAMAAELGWDDAQQAAAEARFLATLPPAGAGPPAAVG; encoded by the coding sequence GTGGCTGATGCCGCGACGACGCCGCGTCGGCGCGCCTGGGATGCGCTGGCCGCCGGCTCGCCCTTCGACGTCCTGGTCATCGGCGGCGGCTGCAGCGGCCTCGGCGTCGCCGTCGACGCGGCCGACCGCGGCCTCCGCGTCGCGCTGGTCGAACGCGACGACTTCGCCGCCGGCAGCTCCTCCCGCTCGACCAAGCTCGTGCACGGCGGCGTCCGCTACCTGCAGCGCGGCGACGTGAAGCTCGTCCGCGAGGCGCTGCACGAGCGGGGCCTGCTGCTGCGCAACGCGCCGCACCTTTGTCACCGGCGCCGCTTCGTCATCCCCGCCTGGGCGTGGTGGGAGCGGCCGTGGTACGGCCTGGGGATGAAGGCGTACGACGCGCTCGCGGGACGCCTGGGCCTGGGGCCGTCGCGCTGGCTCTCCCGCGAGCAAGCGCTGGCGGCGCTGCCCAACGCGAAGCGGGACCGGCTGCGCGGGGCCATCACCTACGAGGACGGGCAGTTCGACGACGCGCGGCTGTGCGTGGCGCTCGCGCGGACGGCCCAGGAACGAGGGGCGGTGCTGTTGAACCACGCGGAGGTGGCGGCGTTGGTCCACGAGCGCGGGCGTGTGGCCGGCGCGGAGGTCCAGAGCGGACCCCTCGGGCACGCCGTGGTGCGGGCGGAGGTCGTCGTCAACTGCACCGGGCCGTTCAGCGACGGCGTGCTCGCGATGGACCGGCTCGGCGGCGGCGTCCCGGCCGGCGGCCTCATCGCGCCCAGCCGCGGCAGCCACGTGGTGCTCGACGCCGCGTTCCTCGGCGGTCCCGACGCGCTGATGGTGCCCCGGACGCCCGACGGCCGCGTGCTCTTCGCGATCCCCTGGCACGGCAGGGTGGTCGTCGGCACCACCGACGAGCCGCTGGACCACGCGCCGCGGGACCCGCGGCCGAGCGAGCAGGAGGTGGCGTTCCTGCTGCAGACCGCCGCCGGCGTGATGGAGAAGGCCCCGGGCCGGGCCGACGTGCGGGCGAGCTTCGCCGGCGTGCGCCCGCTGGTGCGGCCGGCGGGCGCCGGGACGAACACCGCGAAGCTCTCACGCGACCACACGCTGCGGGTCTCCGCGAGCGGGCTGATCACGCTCGCCGGCGGCAAGTGGACGACCTACCGCCGGATGGCGGAGGACGCGGTCGACCGGGTGGTGGAGCTCGGCGGCTTCCACGCCCCGCCGTGCGGCACGAGGCGGCTGCCGCTCCACGGGGCGCCCGCGGCGCGGGAGGTGGCCGAGCCGGCCGGAGCCTTCGAGCCCCGCGACCTCTTCGGGAGCCTCGCCCCGGCGCTCGACGAGCTCTGCCGCGAGCGACCGGGGTGGAACCAGCCGCTGCACCCCTCGCTGCCGCACCGCGTGGGCGAGGTGGCCTGGGCGGCCCGGCACGAGATGGCGGAGACGCTGGAGGACGCGCTGGCGCGTCGCCTCCGCGTGACGCTGCTGGACGTCGAGGCGGCACGGGCCTCGGCGGCTCCGGCGGCGGCGGCGATGGCGGCGGAGCTGGGCTGGGACGACGCGCAGCAGGCCGCGGCCGAAGCCCGCTTCCTCGCGACGCTCCCGCCCGCCGGTGCGGGGCCTCCAGCGGCCGTAGGCTGA
- the glpK gene encoding glycerol kinase GlpK produces the protein MLLLALDQGTTSSRAIAIDASGEAVAAASRPLAARYPRPGWVEQDAGEIWSTQRDAAAEVLAALGDRAERIAAVGVANQRETVVLWDRATGEPLGPAIVWQDRRTTPACRRMIDRGLEDDVRARTGLRLDPYFSATKAAWLLDDTEGLRERALAGEVALGTVDAWLLWNLTGGRVHATDVTNASRTLLLDLASGSWDEALCDRFGVPRAALPEVRGSLSFFGEVGSADRGLEPLRGVAVRGILGDQQAALLGQGCLGPGPVKCTYGTGCFLLTHTGPTPPASENRLLATAAAGGPGEAFALEGGVFVGGAVVQWLRDQLGFAETTREIAALAASVPDAGGVVLVPALAGLGAPHWDPDARGSVQGLTAGTTKAHLCRAAIDAIACQVAELVDAMAADLGDGAATELRVDGGASANDGLMQLQADLLRMPVVRPRRLEATALGAAVAAGVGAGVWDSLEAAVGRCTPGADRFEPRMDEAEAHRLRGRYAEAVARCRGWNDGRGWDDGRGRSAARG, from the coding sequence GTGCTCCTCCTCGCCCTCGACCAAGGCACCACCAGCTCACGGGCGATCGCGATCGACGCCTCGGGCGAGGCCGTGGCGGCGGCTTCGCGTCCGCTGGCGGCGCGGTACCCGCGGCCGGGGTGGGTGGAGCAGGACGCCGGCGAGATCTGGTCCACGCAGCGGGACGCGGCGGCGGAGGTGCTCGCGGCGCTGGGGGATCGAGCGGAGCGGATCGCCGCCGTCGGCGTCGCCAACCAGCGGGAGACGGTGGTGCTGTGGGACCGGGCGACCGGCGAGCCGCTGGGCCCCGCGATCGTGTGGCAGGACCGGCGGACCACGCCGGCGTGCCGGCGGATGATCGACCGGGGCCTGGAGGACGACGTCCGCGCCCGCACGGGCCTGCGGCTGGATCCCTACTTCTCCGCGACCAAGGCGGCGTGGCTGCTGGACGACACCGAGGGCCTGCGGGAGCGGGCGCTGGCGGGGGAGGTGGCGTTGGGCACCGTCGACGCCTGGCTGCTGTGGAACCTCACCGGCGGCCGGGTGCACGCGACGGACGTGACCAACGCGAGCCGCACGCTGCTGCTCGACCTGGCGAGCGGGTCTTGGGACGAGGCGCTCTGCGACCGCTTCGGCGTGCCGCGGGCGGCGTTGCCGGAGGTGCGGGGGAGCCTTTCCTTCTTCGGGGAGGTCGGATCCGCGGACCGCGGGCTCGAACCGCTGCGCGGCGTCGCGGTCCGCGGGATCCTCGGCGACCAGCAGGCGGCGCTGCTCGGGCAGGGCTGCCTCGGGCCGGGCCCGGTGAAGTGCACCTACGGGACGGGCTGTTTCCTGCTGACGCACACCGGCCCGACGCCGCCGGCGTCGGAGAACCGTCTGCTGGCGACCGCGGCGGCGGGCGGCCCCGGCGAGGCGTTCGCGCTGGAGGGCGGCGTGTTCGTCGGCGGGGCCGTCGTGCAGTGGCTGCGGGACCAGCTGGGCTTCGCGGAGACGACCCGAGAGATCGCGGCGCTCGCCGCCTCCGTGCCCGACGCCGGCGGGGTGGTGCTCGTGCCGGCGCTCGCGGGGCTGGGCGCCCCGCACTGGGACCCGGACGCCCGCGGCAGCGTGCAGGGGCTGACGGCGGGCACGACCAAGGCCCACCTGTGCCGGGCGGCCATCGACGCGATCGCGTGCCAGGTGGCGGAGCTGGTCGACGCGATGGCGGCGGACCTGGGAGACGGGGCGGCCACGGAGCTGCGGGTCGACGGCGGCGCGTCGGCCAACGACGGGCTCATGCAGCTCCAGGCGGACCTGCTGCGGATGCCGGTCGTGCGGCCGCGGCGGCTCGAGGCGACGGCCCTGGGCGCGGCCGTCGCGGCGGGCGTGGGCGCCGGCGTCTGGGACTCGCTGGAGGCCGCGGTCGGTCGCTGCACGCCGGGGGCCGATCGCTTCGAGCCGCGGATGGACGAGGCGGAGGCGCACCGGCTCCGCGGGCGGTACGCCGAGGCGGTCGCGCGTTGCCGTGGCTGGAACGACGGCCGTGGCTGGGACGACGGGCGTGGCCGGAGCGCCGCACGTGGCTGA
- a CDS encoding YbjN domain-containing protein: MTEEHERIQEWLLEKELKHEFDENREIFKLGFSGDHGDVRMAISVESDSVRIVTHPANKVPAAQRAAIAEAVARANYGMKVGCFELDLDDGELLFKVSHLTGGERVDDRVLEHLVFVGPAMCERYLPAFLSVIYGNEDVTLAVKAAEL; the protein is encoded by the coding sequence ATGACCGAAGAGCACGAACGCATCCAGGAGTGGCTCCTCGAGAAGGAGCTCAAGCACGAGTTCGACGAGAACCGCGAGATCTTCAAGCTCGGCTTCTCGGGCGACCACGGCGACGTGCGGATGGCGATCTCGGTGGAGAGCGATTCCGTCCGCATCGTCACGCACCCCGCCAACAAGGTGCCCGCCGCGCAGCGTGCCGCGATCGCCGAGGCGGTCGCGCGGGCGAACTACGGCATGAAGGTCGGCTGCTTCGAGCTGGACCTCGACGACGGCGAGCTGCTCTTCAAGGTCAGCCACCTCACCGGCGGCGAGCGCGTCGACGACCGCGTGCTCGAGCACCTGGTCTTCGTCGGCCCGGCGATGTGCGAGCGGTACCTGCCGGCGTTCCTTTCGGTGATCTACGGCAACGAGGACGTGACGCTCGCCGTCAAAGCCGCCGAGCTCTGA